A single window of Rana temporaria chromosome 1, aRanTem1.1, whole genome shotgun sequence DNA harbors:
- the LOC120940038 gene encoding P2X purinoceptor 7-like, with amino-acid sequence MTTEESEMNLETIDATPSTSLRSAEERRRDLLQKLWSKYPTVEEDPSFPFNPPSQPSSASNSETIEELTLQTRLGNTDWCQCGNCLAMPTGRESLCCKEIANVKENIEEGTVCITQSPIFQSSVVNRLNTTVILTILHQSTSHAPNADDNRNLRKTSYKYFTSWIHGYLGKGNLRPIPSCAVHAVRTAFPDPEGLYVGFKYSNDYDAGEMAFEF; translated from the exons ATG ACTACTGAGGAATCAGAAATGAATTTAGAGACAATAGATGCGACTCCATCTACAAGCTTGAGATCAGCAGAGGAACGG AGGAGAGATCTTTTACAAAAATTGTGGTCAAAATATCCCACAGTTGAAGAGGACCCAAGCTTTCCCTTTAATCCGCCATCGCAACCTTCTTCGGCGTCAAACTCGGAAACAATTGAAGAACTTACACTTCAAACCCGATTAGGAAACACTGATTGGTGTCAATGTGGTAATTGTCTGGCTATGCCCACAGGAAGAGAGTCTTTATGCTGCAAAGAAATCGctaatgtaaaagaaaatattgAAGAGGGTACAGTCTGTATAACCCAATCTCCCATTTTTCAAAGTTCGGTTGTAAACAGACTGAATACAACAGTAATATTGACTATTCTACACCAATCAACATCGCATGCACCAAATGCAGATGACAATAG AAACTTGCGTAAAACGTCATATAAATATTTCACATCCTGGATACACGGTTATCTCGGAAAAGGTAATCTAAGACCCATACCTTCCTGTGCAGTTCATGCAGTAAGAACAGCTTTTCCTGATCCCGAAGGCCTATACGTTGGCTTTAAATATTCAAATGACTACGACGCAGGGGAAATGGCATTTGAGTTTTAA